Proteins from a genomic interval of Hornefia porci:
- a CDS encoding Crp/Fnr family transcriptional regulator yields the protein MDTTVLSHVELFRDIQIKELQLLLPCLQAREKRYAKGEMICRAGETISELGVVVSGSINVMVNFYWGGSNIFGHFEAGQVFGETYAALPERELLVDVVAAEDCMILFLSLNSLLTTCRRGCARHHQIIRNLIRLSAEKNFSLSTRMMQTAPKTIRERLSLYLSEQAQRHGSNHFTIPYSRQQLADYLSVDRSALSNELSKMQQDGLIRFHRSEFTLLKELDM from the coding sequence ATGGATACAACTGTTCTTTCACATGTCGAATTATTCCGCGACATCCAGATAAAAGAGCTGCAGCTGTTGCTGCCCTGCCTTCAGGCACGAGAAAAACGTTATGCCAAAGGCGAAATGATCTGCCGGGCGGGAGAGACGATCTCCGAATTGGGTGTGGTGGTCTCCGGCAGCATCAACGTAATGGTGAATTTCTACTGGGGCGGCAGCAATATTTTCGGCCACTTTGAGGCCGGCCAGGTCTTTGGAGAGACCTATGCCGCACTTCCGGAGCGGGAGCTGCTGGTGGATGTGGTGGCAGCCGAGGATTGTATGATCCTGTTTCTCAGCCTCAACAGTCTGCTGACCACCTGCCGGAGGGGCTGCGCCCGGCATCATCAGATCATCCGCAATCTGATTCGCCTCTCCGCGGAGAAAAATTTCTCCCTGTCCACTCGCATGATGCAGACCGCCCCCAAGACGATCCGCGAGCGGCTCTCCCTGTATCTCTCTGAGCAGGCGCAGCGCCACGGAAGTAATCACTTCACGATCCCCTACTCCCGCCAACAGCTGGCGGACTATCTGAGTGTGGACCGGAGCGCTTTGTCCAACGAGCTGAGCAAAATGCAGCAGGACGGCCTGATCCGTTTTCACCGAAGCGAATTCACGCTGCTGAAAGAACTGGACATGTAA
- a CDS encoding DUF438 domain-containing protein — protein MSKTIDMRRSVYELVSEYPELQDIMAELGFTEIKKPAVLHSVGKLMTIPRGAKMKNIHMDKVIAVLMEHGFTLSGEMPAEAKDEAPKTPIADAAEETPVSRTEQLKAYLRRLGEGESLESVRADFVEKFQNVEASEIMQAEQELMREGTPPGEVQKLCDVHSALFHGTTREEQIASAEKEVMASVQRAKELAAQKDYGSKNERMAELAAVPGHPLHTLTRENEVLSGWLTEAKARLDAHEELGELFSRIRELSVHYAKKGDLLYPLLKVNYEISGPSDVMWIVDDEIRDELAEVSKIDVHDAAWEKRLRAALQRAEEMIYKENNILFPICAVNFSEAEWRGIYRDAQDYDDCLGVKGDVWPEAEAPAATASAHGGEVVMPGGHMSIDQLTALLNTIPVEITFVDADNYNRYFNEGPKVFKRPGMAIDREVFACHPPKVEPLVRAIIDDFRNDRRDSVPVWMEKKGRTFLVTYLAVRDKERKYLGTVEVVQDMEFAKEHFVQ, from the coding sequence ATGAGCAAAACAATTGATATGAGGCGCTCTGTCTACGAGCTTGTTTCAGAGTACCCGGAGCTTCAGGATATTATGGCGGAACTGGGATTTACGGAGATTAAAAAACCTGCTGTGCTGCACTCGGTGGGAAAGCTGATGACCATTCCGCGAGGAGCAAAAATGAAGAATATCCACATGGATAAGGTGATTGCAGTTTTGATGGAGCACGGCTTTACCCTGTCAGGCGAGATGCCGGCAGAGGCAAAGGATGAAGCGCCAAAGACGCCGATTGCCGATGCGGCAGAGGAGACTCCCGTCTCTCGCACAGAACAGCTCAAGGCATATCTGCGACGTCTGGGTGAGGGGGAATCTTTGGAGAGTGTACGGGCGGATTTTGTAGAGAAATTTCAGAATGTAGAGGCTTCCGAGATTATGCAGGCCGAGCAGGAACTGATGCGTGAAGGCACGCCGCCGGGGGAGGTTCAGAAGCTCTGCGATGTTCACTCCGCACTGTTCCACGGCACTACGCGAGAGGAACAGATCGCCAGTGCAGAGAAGGAGGTCATGGCGTCTGTACAGCGGGCGAAGGAATTGGCAGCGCAGAAGGACTACGGAAGCAAAAATGAACGGATGGCTGAGCTGGCGGCTGTTCCCGGCCACCCGCTACACACTTTGACACGGGAGAATGAGGTTCTGTCCGGCTGGCTCACGGAGGCAAAGGCACGTCTGGATGCCCACGAGGAGCTGGGCGAACTGTTTTCCCGTATCCGGGAGCTCTCCGTTCACTATGCAAAAAAAGGAGATCTTCTGTACCCGCTGCTGAAGGTGAATTATGAGATATCCGGTCCCTCCGATGTGATGTGGATCGTGGACGATGAAATCCGTGATGAGCTGGCGGAGGTCAGTAAGATTGATGTACATGACGCGGCATGGGAGAAGCGGCTGCGAGCTGCGCTGCAGCGGGCAGAGGAGATGATCTATAAGGAAAACAACATACTCTTCCCGATCTGTGCGGTGAACTTCTCCGAAGCGGAGTGGCGCGGTATTTACCGAGACGCTCAGGATTATGACGATTGCCTGGGCGTGAAGGGCGATGTCTGGCCAGAGGCCGAGGCGCCGGCAGCGACAGCCTCTGCGCATGGAGGAGAGGTCGTCATGCCCGGCGGCCATATGAGCATCGACCAGCTCACAGCTCTTTTGAACACTATCCCGGTGGAGATTACTTTTGTGGATGCGGACAACTATAACCGTTACTTCAATGAGGGTCCTAAGGTGTTCAAGCGCCCCGGAATGGCCATTGATCGGGAGGTGTTCGCCTGTCATCCGCCGAAGGTGGAGCCTCTGGTCCGCGCTATCATCGATGATTTCCGGAATGACCGAAGGGACAGCGTTCCCGTCTGGATGGAGAAGAAGGGGCGCACCTTCCTTGTCACCTATCTGGCGGTGCGGGATAAGGAGAGAAAGTATCTTGGCACCGTAGAGGTTGTACAGGATATGGAGTTTGCGAAAGAGCATTTCGTGCAATAA
- a CDS encoding SanA/YdcF family protein, whose product MYVLQRIRKFIRIALIILIVAAVVLGLAVVTVNSYVVNKEKSYIVKAVKGADEDDAKLSSAQKKRLQELDPDCIMVLGCGIVDYNTPTRMLKDRLDVAIALYQQGVAPKILLTGDNGTVSHNEIHVMLTYTKKAGVPEEDIFCDHAGFSTYDSMYRARSIFQVKNMVVVTQSYHMYRSLYIARKLGLSALGVSADQKTYHGQSAREIREVLARNKDFLKCIRKPSSVLGGEAIPITGSGVSSHGE is encoded by the coding sequence GTGTATGTATTGCAGAGAATCAGGAAATTCATCAGAATAGCGCTTATCATTCTGATCGTCGCCGCGGTCGTCCTCGGGCTGGCTGTTGTGACGGTCAATTCGTATGTTGTGAACAAAGAAAAATCGTATATTGTCAAGGCGGTAAAGGGTGCGGATGAAGACGATGCGAAGCTCAGCAGCGCGCAGAAGAAGCGGCTGCAGGAGCTGGATCCGGATTGTATCATGGTGCTCGGCTGCGGAATTGTGGACTATAATACTCCCACCCGCATGCTGAAAGACCGTCTGGACGTGGCCATCGCCCTCTATCAGCAGGGCGTCGCTCCCAAGATCCTTCTGACCGGTGACAACGGGACCGTTTCCCACAACGAGATTCACGTTATGCTGACCTACACCAAGAAGGCCGGCGTGCCGGAGGAAGACATCTTCTGCGACCACGCGGGTTTCTCTACCTATGATTCCATGTACCGCGCCCGGTCAATCTTCCAGGTGAAGAACATGGTCGTCGTGACCCAGAGCTATCACATGTACCGGTCGCTGTATATTGCCCGGAAGCTGGGCCTCAGCGCGCTGGGCGTTTCCGCGGATCAGAAGACCTATCACGGACAGTCCGCCCGGGAGATCCGCGAGGTGCTGGCGAGGAACAAAGACTTTCTCAAATGTATCAGAAAGCCCTCCTCCGTGCTGGGCGGCGAAGCGATTCCGATTACGGGAAGCGGCGTCTCCAGCCACGGAGAGTGA
- the aroB gene encoding 3-dehydroquinate synthase, with amino-acid sequence MNRFAVTTRRPYDILIGQDILADTGSYIRECVEPCKACLVTDSKVNTIYSQVVISSLIEAGYQTSKIVFPEGEHSKNITTYTNILESLAEEGLSRSDLIIALGGGVVGDLSGFAAATYLRGIKYIQVPTTYLAAVDSSVGGKTGLNLLYGKNLAGAFWQPSMVICDYDTFRTLPEQEMLDGVAEAVKSGMIMEANLIDKVLKKDYGSVIERCVSIKKSIVEADERDTGIRQLLNFGHTVGHSIERLSSYKTSHGLAVAKGMVMESYAAYKMGLTDFDASGFLRETLSRFGFDLSIPYTAEELYKYALNDKKIHGDCIAMVIPESIGKCRLQKISLSDLGKFLRLGMEDYPG; translated from the coding sequence ATGAACCGATTTGCTGTAACAACCAGAAGACCTTACGATATCCTGATCGGGCAGGACATTCTGGCGGACACCGGATCCTATATCAGGGAATGTGTGGAGCCGTGTAAAGCGTGTTTAGTTACGGACAGCAAGGTGAATACAATCTATTCTCAGGTTGTAATTTCCTCGCTGATCGAGGCAGGATACCAGACTTCTAAAATCGTCTTTCCGGAGGGCGAGCATTCAAAAAATATCACGACGTATACAAACATCCTGGAATCCCTGGCGGAGGAGGGGCTTTCCAGAAGCGACCTGATTATCGCTCTGGGAGGCGGCGTGGTCGGCGATCTTTCCGGCTTCGCCGCGGCTACCTATCTGCGGGGAATCAAATACATCCAGGTGCCGACCACCTATCTGGCGGCGGTGGATTCCTCCGTGGGCGGCAAAACCGGACTGAACCTCCTTTACGGAAAAAATCTGGCGGGAGCATTCTGGCAGCCCTCTATGGTAATCTGCGATTACGACACGTTCAGGACCCTGCCGGAGCAGGAGATGCTTGACGGCGTCGCGGAAGCGGTGAAGAGCGGCATGATAATGGAGGCGAACCTTATCGACAAAGTTCTGAAAAAGGATTACGGCAGTGTCATCGAGCGCTGCGTGTCTATAAAAAAATCCATCGTGGAGGCGGACGAGCGCGACACCGGAATCCGCCAGCTGCTGAACTTCGGTCATACCGTCGGACACAGCATCGAGCGCCTCAGCTCCTATAAAACCTCTCACGGCCTGGCCGTCGCGAAGGGCATGGTCATGGAGTCATACGCCGCTTACAAAATGGGACTGACCGATTTCGACGCCAGCGGTTTCCTGCGGGAAACCCTGAGCCGCTTCGGCTTCGACCTTTCGATTCCGTACACCGCCGAAGAGCTCTATAAATACGCGCTGAACGATAAAAAAATCCACGGCGACTGTATCGCCATGGTCATTCCGGAATCCATCGGCAAATGCCGTCTGCAGAAAATTTCCCTGTCTGACCTGGGCAAATTCCTGCGTCTGGGGATGGAGGATTACCCGGGATGA
- a CDS encoding RidA family protein, with protein sequence MRTVVATKKAPAAIGPYAQANIIDNFVFTSGQIPLDPDSGQIVEGGIEAQTRQVFANLKAVLEEAGSSLENMVKTTCFLADMNDFATVNEIYATYFPGGVFPSRSAVQVARLPKDALIEIEAIAVIK encoded by the coding sequence ATGCGCACAGTAGTAGCAACAAAGAAAGCGCCTGCGGCCATCGGCCCTTACGCGCAGGCAAACATCATTGATAATTTTGTTTTCACATCCGGTCAGATCCCGCTGGATCCCGACAGCGGCCAGATTGTGGAGGGCGGCATTGAAGCGCAGACCCGGCAGGTCTTCGCCAATCTGAAGGCTGTACTGGAGGAAGCCGGAAGCAGCCTGGAAAACATGGTGAAAACCACCTGCTTCCTTGCGGATATGAACGATTTCGCAACGGTCAACGAGATCTACGCCACCTATTTCCCGGGCGGCGTGTTCCCTTCCCGCTCCGCGGTTCAGGTCGCCAGACTGCCGAAGGACGCACTGATCGAGATCGAAGCAATTGCTGTCATCAAATAG
- a CDS encoding GNAT family N-acetyltransferase, with protein MKTLETERLILRAYTEEDAQGLYEYAKDPDVGPRAGWKPHESAEESREIIRTMFMPVEAWAIFLKEDGRLIGTIGLENDRHRDENSREIGYSLAKDMWGRGLMTEACREVLRFAFEELGLALVGICTAPDNERSQGVIRKCGFVYEGTIRHSYETWTGVCRDSRCYSMLREEAEELGIVK; from the coding sequence ATGAAAACACTGGAAACAGAGAGACTTATACTGAGAGCCTATACTGAGGAGGACGCGCAGGGGCTTTACGAATATGCGAAGGATCCTGATGTGGGGCCGCGCGCTGGCTGGAAACCTCATGAAAGTGCAGAGGAATCCCGGGAAATCATACGTACAATGTTTATGCCTGTGGAGGCCTGGGCCATTTTTCTGAAGGAGGACGGCAGACTGATCGGAACCATCGGACTGGAGAATGACCGGCACAGAGATGAGAATTCCAGGGAAATCGGTTATTCTCTGGCGAAGGATATGTGGGGCAGAGGTCTCATGACGGAGGCATGCCGTGAAGTGCTGCGTTTCGCATTTGAGGAGCTGGGTCTTGCGCTGGTGGGAATCTGCACCGCGCCGGACAATGAAAGATCCCAGGGCGTAATCCGAAAATGCGGTTTTGTATACGAAGGGACGATACGCCACTCTTACGAGACATGGACCGGCGTCTGCCGGGATTCCCGATGCTATTCCATGCTGCGGGAAGAAGCCGAGGAACTGGGAATTGTGAAATGA
- a CDS encoding LTA synthase family protein, with the protein MKKIKDLKIVSDKGVRYGMARYAIWACIVNLILETLERQSIPVLGGIIFVFTHPLIFFYNALLIFATLSVCFLFRRRIFFATIISGLWIAIGIANGVILTQRMTPFTMKDLSAMTDGATIMTNYISRTKLIVMVVSLVIMAVVLVWLFVKGPRVEKGKLKLKRNLLVVILIILTAFGSTVGLLKINVLSTFFGNLAYAYQDYGVAYCFVNTWLNQGIHKPSDYSEESVRKVIKDSGISKSGTVKITKTKSRDSEDGPNILFLQLESFVDPTLFTNVEYSQDPIPYYRSLMKKYSSGSLTVPACGAGTANTEFEVMTGISVKFFGPGEYPFKSVLKDKTAESLAWDLKDIGYGTHAIHNHRAMFYNRNDVFNNIGYDTFTSLEYMSGAEKTPKNWAKDKILTSQIMDAMKSTKSRDYIYTISVQGHGKYPSEKMIADPRIKVTKAPSEAAKNEYEYYVNQIYEMDQFVRKLTETLSKYDEKVVLVMYGDHIPALDITEDTYKAKDLYQTQYVIWSNYKMKKQDKDQAAYQLAADVLNRVGIHTGTIFRYHQNVSHKSASYLPNLKLLGYDMLYGQEYAYGGKNPFRKAGMKMGVKKIKITKVVNVGGKYYIKGQNFTEQSKITLDGKQLKTVYLGPSLLGLLEEVDPNDASKMKVSQIDKSNNSIISTTE; encoded by the coding sequence ATGAAAAAAATAAAGGACTTGAAAATCGTTTCAGACAAAGGCGTCCGCTATGGGATGGCGCGGTACGCGATATGGGCCTGCATCGTCAATCTTATTCTGGAGACACTGGAACGCCAGAGCATCCCGGTACTGGGCGGAATTATTTTCGTATTTACACATCCGCTGATCTTTTTTTATAACGCGCTGCTGATTTTCGCGACGCTGTCGGTCTGCTTCCTGTTCCGGCGGCGGATATTTTTCGCGACGATCATATCCGGACTCTGGATCGCCATCGGAATCGCGAACGGCGTGATTCTGACGCAGAGAATGACCCCCTTCACGATGAAGGATCTCAGTGCCATGACGGACGGCGCCACGATCATGACCAATTATATTTCCCGTACAAAGCTGATTGTGATGGTCGTCTCCCTGGTGATCATGGCCGTCGTGCTCGTATGGCTGTTTGTCAAGGGGCCCAGAGTAGAGAAGGGAAAGCTTAAGCTGAAGAGGAACCTCCTCGTGGTGATTCTGATTATCCTCACGGCCTTCGGCAGCACCGTCGGGCTTTTGAAAATCAACGTGCTCAGCACGTTCTTCGGAAATCTTGCCTATGCCTATCAGGATTACGGCGTCGCGTACTGCTTTGTCAACACATGGCTGAATCAGGGGATTCACAAGCCTTCCGACTATTCTGAGGAGAGTGTGAGGAAGGTGATTAAGGATAGCGGCATCAGCAAGAGCGGGACGGTGAAAATCACGAAGACAAAGAGCAGGGACAGCGAGGACGGGCCGAACATCCTCTTCCTGCAGCTGGAATCCTTCGTGGACCCTACTTTGTTCACTAATGTGGAGTACTCGCAGGATCCCATTCCGTACTATCGTTCGCTGATGAAGAAGTATTCCTCCGGGTCTCTGACGGTTCCGGCCTGCGGCGCCGGTACTGCGAATACGGAGTTCGAGGTGATGACCGGAATCTCGGTCAAATTCTTCGGACCGGGCGAATATCCGTTCAAATCTGTCCTGAAGGACAAGACCGCGGAGAGTCTCGCCTGGGATCTGAAAGATATCGGCTACGGAACCCACGCGATACATAATCACAGGGCCATGTTCTATAACCGCAACGACGTGTTCAACAATATCGGCTACGACACCTTCACCTCGCTGGAATACATGAGCGGCGCGGAGAAGACGCCGAAGAACTGGGCCAAGGACAAAATCCTGACCTCACAGATTATGGATGCGATGAAATCCACAAAGAGCCGAGACTACATCTATACGATTTCAGTGCAGGGGCACGGAAAGTACCCCAGCGAGAAGATGATCGCCGATCCCAGGATCAAGGTGACAAAGGCGCCCAGCGAGGCGGCGAAGAACGAGTATGAATACTACGTCAACCAGATCTATGAGATGGATCAGTTTGTCAGGAAACTGACGGAGACTCTTTCTAAATACGATGAGAAGGTGGTTCTGGTCATGTACGGCGACCACATTCCGGCTCTGGACATCACAGAGGACACCTACAAGGCGAAGGATCTCTACCAGACTCAGTATGTAATCTGGAGCAATTATAAGATGAAAAAGCAGGACAAGGATCAGGCGGCCTATCAGCTGGCGGCCGATGTGCTGAACCGTGTGGGAATCCATACCGGCACGATTTTCAGATACCATCAGAACGTCAGCCACAAGTCTGCATCCTACCTGCCGAACCTGAAGCTTCTGGGATATGATATGCTCTATGGACAGGAGTACGCCTACGGCGGAAAGAATCCGTTCAGAAAGGCCGGCATGAAGATGGGCGTCAAAAAGATCAAGATCACCAAGGTGGTCAACGTCGGCGGAAAATATTATATCAAGGGTCAGAACTTCACGGAGCAGAGCAAGATTACGCTGGACGGAAAGCAGCTGAAGACTGTCTATCTGGGTCCGAGCCTGCTGGGTCTGCTGGAGGAGGTCGATCCCAACGACGCTTCCAAGATGAAGGTCAGCCAGATTGATAAGAGCAACAATTCGATTATCAGCACTACAGAATAG
- the rsmA gene encoding 16S rRNA (adenine(1518)-N(6)/adenine(1519)-N(6))-dimethyltransferase RsmA has product MELYDPSVIRAIRNKYGFQFSRSLGQNFLTDKGVIDGIVDGAEIGPEDLVIEIGPGIGVLTCAAAEKAGRVVAIEIDERLIRILADTLAGYDNIRVINENVVKMDLASLISEEAGVKYKHVKIIGNLPYYITTTILMKLLESHLPVESITVMMQKEVAERIKEPPGSRVYGALSVAVQYYCEVSVVEEVPREVFLPAPKVDSTVLRLDMRPEPPVSLLDEAMFFRCVRAGFGQRRKTLLNSLTGAGFSKDAIRACLEKAGIDPRQRAETLSLQNFAAIANGFVTGENG; this is encoded by the coding sequence ATGGAGCTGTACGATCCATCTGTAATCCGGGCGATCCGGAATAAATACGGTTTTCAGTTCTCCAGAAGTCTGGGGCAGAATTTCCTGACAGACAAAGGCGTCATCGACGGCATCGTCGACGGCGCGGAGATCGGACCGGAGGACCTGGTCATTGAAATCGGACCGGGAATCGGCGTGCTTACCTGCGCCGCCGCGGAAAAAGCGGGCCGCGTGGTCGCTATCGAGATCGACGAGAGACTGATCCGGATTCTGGCGGACACGCTGGCCGGATACGACAATATCCGCGTCATAAATGAAAATGTTGTGAAGATGGACCTTGCGTCCTTGATTTCTGAGGAAGCAGGTGTAAAATACAAACATGTGAAGATTATCGGAAATCTTCCTTACTATATAACGACGACGATTCTGATGAAGCTTCTGGAGAGTCATCTTCCTGTGGAGAGCATCACCGTCATGATGCAGAAGGAGGTGGCGGAGCGGATTAAAGAACCGCCGGGCTCCCGCGTTTACGGCGCGCTGTCTGTCGCGGTGCAGTATTACTGTGAGGTGAGCGTGGTTGAGGAAGTTCCGAGAGAGGTATTTCTTCCGGCGCCGAAGGTGGATTCTACGGTGCTGCGTCTTGATATGCGCCCGGAGCCTCCGGTGAGCCTGCTGGATGAGGCGATGTTTTTCCGCTGCGTCCGGGCGGGATTCGGGCAGAGGCGAAAGACTCTGCTTAATTCCCTGACCGGGGCCGGCTTCAGCAAGGACGCCATAAGAGCGTGCCTGGAGAAGGCCGGCATCGATCCCCGACAGAGGGCTGAAACCCTGTCGCTGCAGAATTTCGCGGCCATCGCCAATGGCTTTGTGACAGGGGAAAACGGATAA
- the rnmV gene encoding ribonuclease M5 codes for MKSKIREVIIVEGRDDTAAVRRAVDAQTIETHGFGMSDRMWEQIETAARTRGIIIFTDPDPAGENIRRKVKERFPEAGEAFVPRDKALRGQNIGVENASPEAIREALARAHCTKQDGSEVFTMEDLEAAGLCGAEGSRLRREKVAAALGIGYGNSRRMLARLNGFGITREEFYGAVRSICNPGDPE; via the coding sequence ATGAAAAGTAAAATACGAGAGGTGATTATCGTAGAGGGACGGGACGATACTGCGGCGGTTCGCCGTGCGGTGGACGCCCAGACGATAGAGACCCACGGCTTCGGAATGAGCGATCGGATGTGGGAGCAGATTGAGACTGCTGCGCGGACGCGGGGAATCATCATTTTCACTGATCCGGACCCGGCCGGCGAAAACATCCGCCGCAAGGTGAAGGAACGTTTTCCGGAAGCCGGGGAGGCCTTTGTGCCCAGAGACAAGGCGCTGCGGGGACAGAATATCGGCGTGGAGAACGCTTCTCCGGAGGCGATCCGCGAGGCTCTCGCCCGTGCTCACTGCACAAAACAGGATGGAAGTGAGGTCTTCACCATGGAAGACCTGGAGGCTGCGGGTCTGTGCGGCGCAGAAGGAAGCCGCCTTCGCCGGGAGAAGGTCGCGGCTGCTTTGGGAATCGGCTACGGGAACAGCAGGCGGATGCTTGCGAGACTGAACGGATTCGGCATAACGAGAGAGGAATTTTATGGAGCTGTACGATCCATCTGTAATCCGGGCGATCCGGAATAA
- a CDS encoding FtsB family cell division protein — protein sequence MERKTRRNTGRRKKRVRINKTRMALTVVILIVGIIFALSVKNIVELRIEQKNLKKENVELKAEKKKLEAELKNVNDKNYIEEQARTQLNMIKPGEILYITGDDDNKGKSNEK from the coding sequence ATGGAAAGGAAAACTAGGAGAAATACCGGGAGAAGAAAAAAGAGAGTGCGGATCAACAAGACCCGCATGGCGCTGACCGTGGTGATTTTAATCGTCGGGATTATTTTCGCGCTTTCGGTTAAAAACATCGTGGAGCTCCGCATCGAGCAGAAGAACCTGAAAAAGGAGAACGTGGAGCTGAAGGCGGAGAAGAAGAAGCTGGAGGCGGAGCTGAAGAACGTCAACGACAAGAACTACATCGAGGAGCAGGCGCGCACCCAGCTGAATATGATCAAGCCGGGGGAGATCCTGTACATCACCGGTGACGATGACAACAAAGGAAAATCCAATGAAAAGTAA
- a CDS encoding DnaD domain protein, producing MSFIKGKVTDFYLHDSQIENIFINEYLPAAPGDFVKVYLFAYMYAEFGMEMTDKVIAKQLSVSEKKVAEAWTYWEEVGAIRRHYIGASGKADYAVEFLSLKELMYGSGEAVSDSAEKQEAVFGDERFRELFDEIEQTMGRSLSSTEIRSVISWIMDDRIPPEIVTYGIGYCVEKGKNSFRYIESVIRRWTENGLYTVDEVNHYLEEIDQRFYQYRRVLQALGLTRNATEKEREMMDRWFDVYGYSMDRVLDAVGKTTGITNPNFSYVNKVLENWKEDAKRRGDNDVNKKITVTQAQLKEYYLYLRERSERDAENRTQEVYAQIPRIREIDQRMQQLGTALSKALIEGRESEVGAGINKERDDLEEERAVLLTDHNFELDYTDKRYYCNKCHDTGITDMGEPCSCRGKRMEEAEIWLKQKAGMENGKEN from the coding sequence GTGAGTTTCATCAAAGGAAAAGTCACAGATTTCTATCTGCACGATTCACAGATAGAAAATATTTTTATCAATGAATACCTGCCGGCGGCGCCGGGAGATTTTGTCAAGGTATACCTGTTCGCATATATGTACGCCGAGTTCGGCATGGAGATGACGGACAAAGTAATCGCCAAGCAGCTGAGCGTTTCCGAGAAAAAGGTGGCGGAGGCGTGGACCTACTGGGAAGAGGTGGGCGCCATCCGCAGGCACTACATCGGCGCTTCCGGGAAGGCTGATTACGCGGTGGAGTTTCTGAGTCTGAAGGAGCTGATGTACGGCAGCGGCGAGGCTGTTTCCGACAGTGCGGAGAAGCAGGAGGCGGTCTTCGGTGACGAGCGCTTCCGTGAACTGTTCGATGAAATCGAGCAGACTATGGGGCGCAGCCTCAGCTCCACGGAGATCCGCAGCGTAATCTCCTGGATCATGGACGACAGGATTCCGCCGGAAATCGTCACCTACGGAATCGGCTACTGCGTCGAAAAGGGTAAAAACAGCTTCCGGTACATCGAGAGCGTCATCCGGCGCTGGACGGAGAACGGGCTGTACACCGTGGACGAGGTGAACCATTACCTGGAGGAAATCGACCAGAGATTCTACCAGTACCGCCGTGTTCTGCAGGCGCTGGGTCTGACCCGCAACGCCACAGAGAAGGAGCGGGAGATGATGGATCGCTGGTTCGACGTATACGGATACAGCATGGACCGTGTTCTTGACGCCGTCGGGAAAACCACCGGGATCACGAACCCGAATTTCAGCTACGTCAACAAAGTGCTGGAAAACTGGAAGGAGGACGCAAAGCGCCGGGGCGACAACGACGTGAACAAAAAAATCACGGTGACTCAGGCGCAGCTGAAGGAATATTACCTGTATCTGCGGGAACGCTCCGAACGGGACGCAGAGAACAGGACACAGGAGGTGTACGCGCAGATTCCGCGCATCCGCGAGATCGACCAGCGGATGCAGCAGTTGGGAACCGCACTTTCCAAGGCGCTGATTGAAGGCCGGGAAAGCGAGGTCGGAGCGGGAATCAATAAGGAGAGAGATGATCTGGAGGAAGAACGGGCGGTTCTTCTGACTGACCATAATTTTGAGCTGGACTATACAGATAAGAGATATTATTGTAACAAATGCCATGATACAGGCATCACTGACATGGGAGAGCCTTGTTCCTGCAGGGGGAAGCGTATGGAAGAGGCTGAGATCTGGCTGAAACAAAAAGCGGGTATGGAAAATGGAAAGGAAAACTAG